The following are from one region of the Geoalkalibacter subterraneus genome:
- a CDS encoding peptidase U32 family protein: MKQVELLAPAGDLHKMETALRYGADAVYLGSPRFGLRAPAGSFDLQALRRAVDLCHSLGRRLYLTLNAYLRPEEFPELESLLEELRPLDIDAYIVSDPGVVATVKRIDPGRELHLSTQANTTNAAAAQLWGSLGVSRVNLARELTLERIAAVRQGTSVELEVFVHGAMCVAYSGRCLLSAVLTGREANRGECAHPCRWGYALVEKTRPGEYMPVEEHQDGTFLFNSRDLCLLDHLPQLIGAGVDSLKIEGRMKSLYYVAAVTRVYRAALDRFYADPHNYVVDSLWREELDKVSHRPYGTGFLLGEDSPQVHTTDSAYVRSCDFVGLVHRQEGELIVEGRNRFFPGENLELIGPGMRTKPFKAGRIETLDGEGVPAGQPNMRMRIELPEGAQEGDILRRPMLNSSLQV, translated from the coding sequence ATGAAACAAGTGGAACTCCTGGCTCCAGCCGGTGATCTTCATAAAATGGAAACCGCTTTGCGATACGGCGCCGATGCGGTCTATCTCGGCAGCCCGCGCTTTGGCCTGAGAGCGCCGGCGGGCTCTTTTGATCTCCAGGCGCTGCGACGGGCCGTGGACTTGTGCCATTCACTCGGCAGGCGGCTTTACCTGACGCTCAATGCCTATCTGCGGCCGGAGGAGTTTCCCGAGCTGGAATCTTTGCTCGAAGAGCTGCGTCCCCTGGACATTGACGCCTACATCGTCTCCGATCCAGGAGTTGTCGCCACGGTGAAAAGGATTGATCCTGGTCGGGAACTGCATCTTTCCACCCAGGCCAATACCACCAACGCCGCGGCGGCCCAGTTGTGGGGTTCCCTTGGCGTTTCGCGGGTGAATCTTGCCCGGGAACTGACCCTGGAGCGCATTGCCGCCGTCCGGCAGGGCACATCTGTTGAGCTGGAGGTGTTTGTCCATGGCGCCATGTGTGTCGCCTATTCTGGCCGCTGCCTGCTGTCGGCCGTGTTGACCGGGCGCGAAGCCAACCGCGGTGAGTGCGCCCACCCCTGCCGCTGGGGGTATGCGCTGGTGGAAAAGACGCGGCCGGGGGAATACATGCCGGTGGAGGAGCATCAGGACGGGACCTTTCTCTTCAACAGTCGCGACCTGTGCTTGCTCGACCACCTGCCCCAGCTGATCGGCGCCGGGGTGGACAGTCTCAAGATCGAGGGGCGCATGAAGAGTCTTTACTATGTGGCGGCCGTCACCCGCGTTTATCGCGCCGCCCTGGATCGATTTTATGCCGATCCGCACAACTACGTCGTCGATTCCCTCTGGCGCGAAGAGCTGGACAAGGTCAGTCATCGCCCCTACGGCACAGGCTTTCTGCTGGGGGAGGATTCACCCCAGGTGCATACGACCGATTCCGCTTATGTGCGTAGCTGTGATTTTGTCGGTCTTGTGCACCGGCAGGAAGGCGAACTGATTGTAGAAGGGCGCAATCGCTTCTTTCCCGGCGAGAATCTGGAGCTGATCGGCCCCGGTATGCGGACCAAGCCTTTTAAGGCCGGCCGCATTGAAACGTTGGACGGCGAGGGGGTGCCCGCCGGTCAGCCCAATATGCGGATGCGCATCGAATTGCCGGAAGGGGCGCAGGAGGGCGACATTCTGCGGCGACCCATGCTGAACAGTTCGTTGCAGGTTTAG
- a CDS encoding metallophosphoesterase family protein, translating to MTTHDNSTGRLLAVGDIHGCLDQLRTLMKRVAPQSDDQVVFLGDYIDRGPDSCAVVDYLLDFAKRFPHTVFLKGNHEAMLLDFISGRDHLAFLTNGGRSTLESYALHPGDSLPGDHLNFFENLRLYYETPEFIFVHAGLRPERPLSQQSEEDLLWIREDFLDNDYDWGKTVVFGHTPQSKGPLKKPGRLGLDTGAVYGRALTCCEVRSGHCWSVPAREPKKKLFFFF from the coding sequence ATGACGACACACGACAACAGCACCGGCCGCCTGCTGGCGGTGGGAGACATACACGGCTGCCTGGATCAGCTTCGCACCCTGATGAAGCGGGTTGCACCGCAAAGTGACGATCAGGTCGTTTTCCTCGGCGATTATATCGACCGCGGACCCGACTCCTGCGCAGTTGTGGATTATCTGCTCGACTTTGCCAAACGTTTTCCGCACACGGTCTTCCTCAAGGGCAACCATGAGGCCATGCTGCTCGATTTCATCTCCGGACGCGACCATCTGGCCTTTCTGACCAACGGTGGGCGCTCAACGCTGGAGAGCTACGCCCTGCACCCGGGCGACAGTCTTCCTGGAGACCACCTGAATTTTTTTGAGAACCTGCGACTCTATTATGAGACGCCGGAATTCATCTTCGTCCATGCCGGTCTGCGGCCGGAACGGCCCCTTTCACAGCAGAGCGAAGAGGATCTTCTGTGGATACGGGAGGATTTCCTGGACAATGATTACGACTGGGGCAAGACCGTGGTCTTCGGCCACACGCCGCAATCAAAAGGGCCGTTGAAAAAACCGGGGCGGCTGGGGCTGGATACAGGGGCGGTTTACGGCCGCGCGCTAACCTGCTGTGAAGTCCGCAGCGGACATTGCTGGTCGGTGCCGGCACGGGAACCTAAAAAGAAACTGTTCTTTTTCTTCTAA
- a CDS encoding FAD-dependent oxidoreductase — MGKERLVVIGGDAAGMSAASKVRREDPERQIIVFERGPHTSYSACGLPYYIAGMIKDSDDLVARTPEKFKEKYNIDARVGHEVLHIDPDAGKVRVVERESGREFDEGYDQLLIATGGVPICPDLPGSGAQAIFGLSTLQSGIRVRQFVDQVSPRRAVVVGGGYIGLEMAEALVRRGLEVSLVERAEQVMATLDPDMGSLVSDALREVGVTLYLEESLTGFEVADGRVKAVVTDKRTLPADMVILGMGVQPNSTLAENAGLKLGEKKAIQVDSRMRTSKAGIWAAGDCVESYHLLMQRPVHIALGTVANKQGTVAGINLAGGDATFPGVIGTAVSKICKYEVARTGLREADLKVMNMPYVEAVIKSRTRAGYYPGAGRITVKLMAHKEDGRLLGGQIVGLEGAAKRIDVLATAITAGLTAQHLVDLDLSYAPPFSPVWDPVQTAARQILNKL; from the coding sequence ATGGGGAAAGAGAGATTGGTCGTTATCGGCGGCGATGCCGCCGGCATGAGTGCCGCAAGCAAGGTGCGCCGCGAAGACCCGGAAAGGCAGATCATTGTATTCGAACGGGGGCCGCATACTTCCTATTCGGCCTGCGGCCTGCCCTATTATATCGCCGGCATGATCAAGGATTCTGATGACCTTGTCGCGCGCACTCCTGAAAAATTCAAGGAGAAGTACAACATCGACGCACGGGTGGGGCACGAAGTGCTGCACATCGATCCGGATGCCGGCAAGGTGCGGGTGGTGGAGCGCGAAAGCGGACGTGAGTTTGACGAGGGATATGATCAGTTGCTGATCGCAACAGGCGGGGTTCCGATCTGCCCGGATCTACCAGGCTCCGGGGCGCAGGCGATCTTCGGGCTGTCGACCCTGCAGAGCGGCATCCGGGTGCGGCAGTTTGTGGATCAGGTATCTCCCCGCCGGGCAGTGGTCGTCGGCGGCGGCTACATCGGCCTCGAGATGGCTGAAGCGCTGGTGCGGCGCGGTCTGGAGGTCAGTTTGGTTGAAAGGGCCGAACAGGTCATGGCCACTCTGGACCCTGACATGGGCTCCCTGGTTTCAGATGCGCTGCGCGAAGTGGGAGTGACGCTTTACCTGGAAGAGTCCCTGACCGGCTTTGAGGTTGCAGATGGGCGTGTCAAGGCGGTCGTGACCGATAAGCGCACCTTGCCTGCCGATATGGTGATCCTCGGCATGGGCGTGCAGCCCAACAGCACCCTGGCCGAAAATGCCGGGCTGAAGTTGGGGGAGAAAAAGGCGATCCAGGTTGATTCGCGCATGCGGACCTCGAAAGCGGGCATCTGGGCGGCCGGGGACTGTGTCGAGAGCTATCACCTCCTTATGCAGCGCCCCGTTCATATTGCGCTGGGCACCGTTGCCAACAAACAGGGCACCGTGGCGGGCATCAACCTCGCAGGCGGCGACGCGACCTTCCCTGGTGTGATCGGCACTGCGGTGAGTAAAATCTGTAAATATGAAGTTGCGCGCACCGGATTGCGTGAGGCGGATTTAAAAGTGATGAATATGCCCTACGTCGAGGCTGTGATCAAAAGCCGCACTCGCGCCGGGTATTATCCCGGTGCAGGTCGGATCACTGTCAAGCTGATGGCGCACAAGGAAGACGGCCGCCTGCTGGGTGGGCAGATTGTAGGGCTGGAAGGGGCTGCCAAGCGCATCGATGTGCTGGCCACAGCTATTACGGCCGGGCTGACCGCGCAGCATCTGGTGGATCTCGATCTGTCCTATGCTCCGCCTTTTTCGCCGGTTTGGGATCCGGTGCAGACCGCGGCGCGACAGATTCTCAACAAGCTGTAA
- the rbr gene encoding rubrerythrin has protein sequence MARLKGTKTEKNILTAFAGESQARNRYTYFAAQAKKEGYMQISSIFEETADQEKEHAKRLFKMLEGGEVMIEGAFPAGVIGTTVENLKEAAAGENYEHTDMYPSFAKVAREEGFNDIADIFEAIAVAEKQHEKRYLDLMRNIENGQVFKRGETVVWRCRNCGYLHEGTEAPGTCPACAHPQAHFELLGENY, from the coding sequence GTGGCACGACTGAAAGGAACCAAGACCGAGAAGAACATCCTGACCGCTTTCGCCGGCGAAAGCCAGGCCCGCAACCGCTATACCTATTTCGCCGCCCAGGCCAAGAAGGAAGGGTATATGCAAATCTCCTCTATTTTTGAAGAGACTGCCGACCAGGAGAAAGAGCACGCCAAGCGCCTGTTCAAGATGCTCGAGGGTGGTGAGGTCATGATCGAAGGAGCCTTCCCCGCCGGCGTTATCGGCACCACGGTGGAAAACCTCAAGGAAGCCGCCGCCGGTGAAAATTACGAGCATACCGACATGTACCCCTCTTTCGCCAAGGTTGCGCGGGAAGAGGGTTTCAACGACATTGCCGATATTTTCGAAGCGATTGCCGTGGCTGAGAAACAGCATGAAAAACGCTATCTCGACCTGATGCGCAACATTGAAAACGGCCAGGTCTTCAAACGCGGCGAAACGGTGGTCTGGCGCTGCCGCAACTGCGGCTACCTGCATGAAGGTACCGAAGCACCCGGCACCTGCCCAGCCTGCGCCCATCCCCAGGCGCATTTCGAACTTCTGGGGGAAAACTACTGA
- a CDS encoding Fur family transcriptional regulator — protein sequence MTHSNPRLEQILHRLRERDFRLTPQRLAVLRILVESKEHPTVDQIYEQVRRDFPMVSRATIYKTANLLKSLGEALEVGVLDGRSRYDGNKPYPHPHVICTRCKKIIDFEGLPTTDLVREVIEKTGFQVETHQIDFFGTCPQCCEAEQN from the coding sequence ATGACTCACAGCAACCCGCGCCTTGAACAGATTCTGCACCGCCTGCGGGAGCGCGACTTCCGCCTTACCCCTCAGCGGCTCGCGGTGCTGCGGATTCTGGTGGAAAGCAAGGAGCACCCCACGGTGGACCAGATTTACGAACAGGTGCGCCGCGACTTTCCCATGGTCAGCCGCGCCACCATTTACAAAACCGCAAACCTGCTGAAAAGCCTTGGAGAAGCGCTGGAGGTGGGAGTTCTCGACGGTCGCAGTCGCTACGACGGCAACAAGCCCTACCCCCATCCCCACGTGATCTGCACCCGGTGCAAAAAAATTATCGACTTTGAGGGTCTCCCGACGACCGATCTGGTTCGGGAAGTCATTGAGAAAACCGGTTTTCAGGTTGAAACGCACCAGATCGACTTTTTCGGCACCTGCCCGCAATGCTGCGAGGCGGAGCAAAACTGA
- a CDS encoding type 1 glutamine amidotransferase domain-containing protein has translation MQLKGKKIAILAENLYEDLELWYPLLRFKEAGAKVRIVGPKAETYESKHGYPVKADKAADNTKISEYDAVIIPGGYAPDHMRRSQPMVQLVRQANQQGKILAAICHGGWMLASADAIRDRKFTCFFAIRDDLINAGGEYLDREVVRDENIITSRTPTDLPAFCREIIAALTE, from the coding sequence ATGCAGCTTAAAGGCAAAAAGATTGCGATCCTCGCCGAAAATCTCTACGAGGACCTTGAATTGTGGTATCCGCTGCTGCGCTTCAAGGAGGCCGGCGCCAAGGTCAGAATTGTCGGCCCCAAGGCTGAAACCTATGAATCCAAGCACGGCTATCCGGTCAAGGCCGACAAGGCGGCGGACAATACCAAAATTTCCGAATACGATGCGGTGATCATTCCCGGAGGCTATGCGCCCGACCACATGCGGCGCTCCCAACCGATGGTTCAACTGGTGCGTCAGGCCAACCAGCAGGGAAAAATTCTCGCTGCCATCTGCCACGGCGGTTGGATGCTGGCTTCCGCCGATGCAATTCGCGACCGGAAATTCACCTGTTTTTTTGCCATCCGTGACGACCTGATCAACGCAGGGGGCGAATATCTCGACCGCGAAGTCGTCCGCGACGAAAACATCATCACTTCGCGCACGCCAACAGACCTGCCGGCCTTCTGCCGGGAAATTATCGCTGCTCTCACTGAATAA
- the corA gene encoding magnesium/cobalt transporter CorA has product MTRKLLKKRGKKIGAAPGTLIHVGEKSEAAPRIHVFDYDQEHLDQREYPDAASCLALRDTDTISWINVEGLHQVKVIETLGQGFGLHPLVLEDILNTDQRPKVEIYDDYIFIVVKMLIYDTEHEGVRTEQVSFVLGNNFVISFQECHGDVFDGVRERLRSGRRIRFLGPDYLTYALIDAIVDSHFFILEKIGDEIEQLEDELLDDPSPESLNQIHRLRREMILLRKSVWPLRELISELGREETPMVSRETAVFLRDVYDHCIQVIDTVETFRDLLGGMLDLYMSNVSNRMNEIMKVLTLIATIFIPLTFIAGVYGMNFEYMPELAWKWAYPAVWGIMIGLGIGLVFFFKKKNWL; this is encoded by the coding sequence ATGACACGAAAACTGCTCAAGAAACGCGGCAAGAAAATCGGCGCCGCTCCCGGCACCCTGATCCACGTGGGGGAAAAAAGCGAAGCCGCGCCGCGCATCCATGTTTTTGACTATGACCAGGAGCACCTCGACCAGCGTGAGTACCCAGACGCCGCATCCTGCCTTGCTTTGCGCGATACAGACACTATCTCCTGGATCAATGTCGAGGGGCTGCACCAGGTCAAGGTGATTGAAACCCTCGGCCAGGGCTTCGGCCTGCACCCCCTGGTGCTGGAAGACATTCTCAACACCGACCAGCGCCCCAAGGTCGAAATCTACGACGATTACATCTTCATTGTCGTCAAGATGCTCATCTACGATACCGAACATGAAGGGGTGCGCACCGAGCAGGTCAGCTTTGTGCTGGGGAACAACTTCGTCATTTCCTTTCAGGAATGCCACGGCGATGTTTTTGACGGTGTGCGCGAGCGTCTGCGCAGCGGACGCCGCATACGCTTCCTGGGCCCCGACTACCTGACCTATGCCTTGATCGATGCCATAGTCGACAGCCACTTCTTCATCCTGGAAAAGATCGGCGACGAGATCGAACAGCTCGAAGATGAACTGCTTGACGACCCGTCTCCGGAATCCCTCAATCAGATCCACCGCCTGCGCCGCGAAATGATCCTGCTGCGTAAATCGGTGTGGCCCCTGCGGGAGCTGATCAGCGAACTGGGTCGCGAGGAAACGCCAATGGTCAGTCGTGAAACGGCGGTTTTCCTGCGCGACGTTTACGATCACTGTATCCAGGTAATCGATACGGTAGAGACCTTTCGTGATCTGCTCGGCGGCATGCTCGATCTGTACATGTCCAATGTCAGCAACCGCATGAATGAAATTATGAAGGTGCTGACCCTGATCGCCACCATCTTTATCCCACTGACCTTTATCGCCGGGGTGTACGGCATGAACTTCGAGTACATGCCCGAGCTTGCCTGGAAATGGGCCTATCCTGCGGTCTGGGGCATCATGATCGGCCTTGGCATCGGGCTGGTCTTTTTCTTCAAAAAGAAGAACTGGCTTTAA
- a CDS encoding YbgA family protein, with the protein MTDKIRIGISSCLLGHNVRFDGGHKLDRLIRDVLGAYLDFVSVCPEVEVGLPTPRETLRLVGEPDRPRLVFGKSGEDITERMQDWAHRRCDELEKENLCGFIFKSKSPSSGMERVKLYDKNGVPSKQGVGVFARVFMERFPLIPVEEDGRLHDDKLRENFIESLFTVKRWRDLVERGMSAGDLVDFHSRHKLLLLAHSPQIYREMGKLVAETGRQEMQTLQKEYVELLMKALRMKATVSKHINVLEHLLGYFKRELSADEKQEMLESFASYRAGHVPLIVPITLINHYVRKYDQPYLKTQYYLNPHPLELQLRNHV; encoded by the coding sequence ATGACGGACAAAATCCGCATCGGTATCAGCAGTTGCCTGCTGGGGCACAACGTGCGTTTTGACGGCGGGCACAAGCTCGATCGATTGATACGTGACGTGCTCGGCGCTTACCTCGACTTCGTGTCGGTCTGCCCGGAGGTGGAAGTCGGCCTGCCGACCCCGCGCGAAACTCTGCGCCTGGTGGGCGAGCCTGATCGGCCGCGGCTGGTGTTCGGCAAAAGCGGAGAAGATATCACTGAACGCATGCAGGACTGGGCGCACCGCCGATGCGATGAGCTGGAGAAGGAGAATCTGTGCGGGTTCATTTTCAAGAGCAAGTCTCCTTCCAGCGGTATGGAGCGCGTCAAGCTCTACGATAAAAACGGCGTGCCGTCCAAACAGGGCGTGGGCGTCTTTGCCCGTGTCTTCATGGAGCGCTTCCCGCTGATCCCGGTGGAGGAGGATGGACGCCTGCATGACGACAAGCTGCGGGAGAATTTCATCGAAAGCCTCTTTACCGTCAAACGCTGGCGTGATCTGGTCGAACGGGGGATGAGCGCCGGCGACCTGGTCGATTTTCATTCACGCCACAAGCTGCTGCTGCTCGCTCACAGCCCGCAGATCTACCGGGAGATGGGCAAGCTGGTAGCGGAAACCGGCAGGCAGGAGATGCAGACCCTGCAGAAAGAGTACGTCGAACTGCTCATGAAAGCGCTGCGCATGAAGGCCACCGTGAGCAAGCATATCAACGTCCTCGAGCATCTGCTCGGCTACTTCAAGCGCGAACTCTCCGCCGACGAGAAGCAGGAAATGCTGGAATCCTTTGCCAGCTACCGCGCCGGGCATGTACCGCTGATCGTACCGATCACCCTGATCAATCACTATGTGCGCAAGTACGACCAGCCGTACCTGAAGACCCAGTATTACCTCAATCCCCATCCGCTGGAGCTGCAGCTGCGTAATCACGTTTAA